A single genomic interval of Bacteroidota bacterium harbors:
- a CDS encoding DUF2723 domain-containing protein yields the protein MNYKRTNNLVGWFTFLIAAYVYISTIEPTGSFWDCGEFIATAHKLEVGHPPGAPLFLMLARIFILFGGDDVRMYPIAVNILSALMSAFTILFLFWTITALARKIVIGKGEISTDKLIAVMGAGLVGALAYTFSDSFWFSAVEGEVYASSSFFTAIVFWAIFKWENAADEPHNLRWLILIAYLMGLSIGVHLLNLLTIPALAFVIYFKKYKVSTKGIIYTAILGTLVLGFIQYGIIQGAITLAGTFDRVFVNGFGMPFGSGIIFYALLIVAGVIWGLIYTKKKNHPIWNTAILCFVFIMIGYSSFAQIVIRSAANPPLDENNPENVFNFISYLKREQYGERPLFIGQYYNAKVIDQKVGDDTWAKVEGESKYIKGPSKIDPVYEQDKTTVFPRMWSNQQSHINEYKKWADVKGDRTPTFGENLKFFFVYQMGEMYWRYFMWNFAGRQNDLQGPGGITKGNWLSGVKFIDEMRLGPQDNLPETMTNNKARNYMYFLPFILGIIGMVYHYSRDNKDAWVVMLLFFFTGIAIVIYLNGTPLQPRERDYAYAGSYYAFAIWIGLGVLSLYEFLKKRVPATASAVVTTALCLVAVPAVMAKAEWNDHDRSNRYTSRDFATDYLNSCAPNAILFTNGDNDTFPLWYVQEVENVRTDVRVVNLSLLNTEWYVDQLKRKYYDSDPIAISWTQDKYMLGRRDYIPFYDRGIKEPVELKELVDFMGSDDPQAKARTNSGEEINYFPTKTVKLTIDSAEVIANGVVPAKDADKIVKVMQWTLDGSYLMKNDLMILNILANNHWKRPVYFATTVGSENYLNLEPYFQLEGLTYRIVPIRTESRSEMVPGRVNTDIMYNNVMTKFVWGNMKDPAVYLDENNMRMTTNFRINFSRLAEELMNENKRDSAIKVLDKCVEEMPDKTIPYNYFMTKIAELYYRAAGAYNRQDTLMAADMELTKKNELIAKGNAISERIGAIYGDNMKYYLSLKGTKYYKLLDQDMNQALYILQSLTSILKQTNQKELSDKTEKAFLGFAKESGY from the coding sequence ATGAATTATAAACGTACCAACAACCTTGTCGGCTGGTTCACGTTCCTCATCGCCGCGTATGTGTATATCTCTACGATCGAGCCAACAGGAAGCTTTTGGGATTGTGGTGAATTTATCGCCACAGCTCACAAACTGGAAGTAGGTCACCCACCGGGCGCTCCACTGTTTCTAATGCTTGCACGAATCTTTATCCTTTTTGGGGGAGATGATGTCCGCATGTATCCGATTGCTGTGAATATATTATCAGCATTGATGAGTGCTTTCACAATCCTTTTCCTGTTCTGGACCATCACTGCACTGGCACGCAAAATTGTAATCGGTAAAGGAGAAATTTCCACTGATAAACTCATCGCTGTCATGGGAGCCGGGCTCGTTGGTGCACTGGCCTATACATTCAGTGATTCATTCTGGTTCTCTGCTGTAGAGGGTGAGGTATATGCGAGTTCATCGTTCTTCACCGCGATTGTTTTCTGGGCCATTTTCAAATGGGAAAATGCCGCTGACGAACCTCACAATTTACGATGGCTGATCCTGATCGCATATCTGATGGGGCTTAGTATTGGAGTCCACTTGTTGAACCTCCTTACCATTCCCGCGCTTGCCTTTGTGATCTATTTCAAAAAATACAAAGTATCCACAAAAGGAATTATTTACACTGCTATTCTCGGGACACTTGTACTTGGTTTTATTCAGTATGGAATTATCCAGGGAGCAATAACACTTGCCGGAACATTTGACCGGGTCTTTGTGAACGGCTTCGGAATGCCATTCGGTTCAGGAATTATTTTTTACGCATTACTTATCGTCGCAGGTGTTATCTGGGGCTTGATCTACACGAAGAAAAAAAATCATCCGATCTGGAACACGGCAATTCTTTGTTTCGTTTTCATCATGATCGGTTATTCTTCCTTTGCGCAAATTGTAATCCGCTCCGCGGCGAATCCTCCGCTCGATGAGAACAATCCTGAAAACGTGTTCAATTTCATTTCCTATCTGAAACGTGAACAGTATGGAGAGCGTCCGTTGTTTATCGGTCAATACTACAATGCAAAAGTTATTGATCAGAAAGTTGGCGATGATACCTGGGCAAAAGTGGAAGGCGAATCAAAATATATAAAAGGTCCTTCTAAAATCGATCCGGTTTACGAACAGGATAAAACTACTGTCTTCCCACGAATGTGGAGCAATCAGCAAAGTCACATCAACGAATATAAAAAATGGGCAGATGTAAAAGGTGACCGCACACCAACCTTTGGAGAAAATCTGAAATTCTTCTTTGTTTATCAGATGGGAGAAATGTACTGGCGTTATTTCATGTGGAATTTCGCGGGACGTCAGAATGACCTACAGGGACCCGGAGGAATTACAAAAGGCAATTGGTTGAGCGGTGTAAAATTCATCGACGAAATGCGTCTTGGCCCTCAGGATAACCTACCGGAAACAATGACCAACAATAAGGCACGCAACTACATGTATTTCCTGCCTTTCATTCTCGGTATCATCGGAATGGTTTATCACTATTCCCGCGATAATAAAGATGCCTGGGTTGTTATGTTGCTCTTCTTCTTCACCGGTATCGCGATTGTAATCTATCTGAACGGAACACCACTCCAACCACGTGAACGGGATTATGCTTATGCAGGATCCTATTATGCATTCGCGATCTGGATAGGCCTTGGTGTACTTTCACTGTATGAGTTTTTGAAAAAACGTGTCCCTGCTACTGCTTCTGCTGTAGTTACCACAGCTCTTTGTCTTGTCGCAGTTCCTGCAGTGATGGCCAAAGCGGAATGGAATGATCATGATCGTTCTAACCGTTATACTTCACGCGATTTCGCGACTGATTATCTCAACTCCTGTGCACCGAACGCGATTTTGTTTACAAATGGAGACAACGATACTTTCCCCTTATGGTATGTTCAGGAAGTTGAAAATGTGCGTACAGATGTGCGTGTTGTCAACCTGAGCCTCCTGAATACGGAATGGTACGTTGATCAGTTGAAACGTAAGTATTATGATTCTGATCCAATAGCGATCAGCTGGACTCAGGATAAGTATATGCTTGGACGCCGTGACTATATTCCGTTCTATGATCGCGGTATTAAAGAGCCGGTTGAACTGAAAGAACTTGTCGATTTCATGGGTAGTGATGATCCACAGGCAAAAGCCCGCACAAATTCAGGCGAAGAAATCAATTATTTCCCGACTAAAACAGTAAAACTCACCATTGATTCCGCTGAAGTAATTGCTAACGGTGTCGTTCCTGCAAAAGATGCGGATAAAATCGTGAAAGTGATGCAATGGACACTCGATGGAAGCTACCTCATGAAAAATGATCTCATGATCCTGAACATCCTGGCCAACAATCACTGGAAACGCCCGGTTTATTTCGCGACAACAGTTGGTTCTGAAAATTACCTCAATCTTGAACCTTACTTCCAGCTTGAAGGACTCACCTACAGAATTGTTCCTATCCGCACTGAATCCAGGAGCGAAATGGTTCCCGGACGTGTAAACACTGACATCATGTACAATAACGTGATGACAAAATTTGTCTGGGGCAATATGAAAGATCCTGCTGTATATCTGGATGAAAACAACATGCGGATGACTACCAATTTCCGAATTAATTTCAGCCGTCTTGCGGAAGAATTGATGAACGAAAACAAACGTGACTCAGCAATCAAGGTTCTTGATAAATGTGTGGAAGAAATGCCTGATAAAACTATTCCATACAATTATTTCATGACCAAGATCGCTGAACTCTATTATCGTGCAGCAGGTGCTTATAACCGTCAGGATACGCTGATGGCAGCCGATATGGAACTCACAAAGAAAAATGAACTTATTGCAAAAGGCAATGCTATCTCAGAACGTATCGGCGCGATATATGGTGATAACATGAAGTATTATCTTTCACTGAAAGGAACAAAGTATTACAAACTTCTGGATCAGGACATGAACCAGGCTTTGTATATCCTTCAGTCTTTAACAAGTATTCTGAAACAAACCAACCAGAAAGAGCTTTCGGACAAAACAGAAAAAGCTTTCCTTGGCTTTGCCAAAGAATCCGGATACTAA
- a CDS encoding polysaccharide deacetylase family protein, protein MFRLLSFFYPSLLWHVPVKDKILYLTFDDGPIPEVTPWVLEELKKRNVKATFFCIGDNVRKHPTIFQSIRENGHTTGNHTYHHLNGWDTADKKYSEDIELANKLISSRLFRPPYGKIRISQISALKKKYRIVMWDVLSKDYDTNLNGEQCYQRVIKSALPGSVIVFHDSLKAQDRLRLALPKVMDHFIKMGYTFAALPEN, encoded by the coding sequence ATGTTTCGATTACTTTCTTTCTTTTACCCATCTCTGCTTTGGCATGTCCCGGTTAAAGACAAAATTCTTTATCTCACATTTGACGACGGACCGATTCCGGAAGTCACACCCTGGGTTTTGGAAGAATTAAAAAAGAGAAATGTCAAAGCGACATTTTTCTGCATCGGAGATAATGTAAGAAAACACCCAACGATATTTCAAAGCATTCGTGAAAATGGTCATACTACAGGGAACCACACATATCATCATTTGAATGGATGGGATACAGCAGACAAAAAATACAGCGAAGACATTGAACTTGCCAACAAATTAATTTCTTCCAGACTTTTTCGTCCACCTTATGGAAAAATCAGGATTTCACAGATCTCCGCGCTCAAAAAAAAATACAGGATTGTGATGTGGGATGTTTTGAGCAAAGATTACGATACCAACCTGAACGGTGAGCAATGTTATCAAAGGGTAATAAAAAGTGCTCTGCCCGGCTCAGTGATTGTTTTTCATGACAGTCTTAAAGCACAGGATCGCCTTCGGCTTGCGCTGCCAAAAGTCATGGATCATTTTATCAAAATGGGTTATACATTTGCAGCCTTACCAGAAAATTAA
- a CDS encoding T9SS type A sorting domain-containing protein → MKLRSLLIFAFFGLGLQLSFGQARLSITSLANFPVASQDTAYDIQSYDSVTINISNTGNQTFTGAFDVLVQGNPGVTDTIYSDSSATLQIFPGDSVIARPLPYQFDLTHYDDGDNIVVVWPAARTAGVQSDTLTVHVYFVRLSGIEEPGTQSILAYPNPAVQFIRLESSPDNDVKYVRIIDLKGAVLYYSTVFKSYLDVSQLSPGNYLIELGRKNGKSRFAKIIKE, encoded by the coding sequence ATGAAACTTCGAAGCTTATTGATTTTCGCTTTTTTCGGGCTCGGTTTGCAGCTGAGTTTTGGGCAGGCGAGGCTCTCAATTACCAGCCTGGCAAACTTTCCGGTCGCCAGCCAGGATACCGCATATGATATTCAATCCTATGATTCTGTTACCATAAATATCAGCAACACCGGAAACCAAACATTTACCGGAGCTTTTGACGTTTTGGTACAGGGTAACCCGGGTGTAACGGACACAATTTATTCCGACAGCAGTGCAACTCTTCAGATCTTTCCGGGCGACTCTGTTATTGCCAGACCACTACCCTATCAATTTGATTTGACACATTACGACGATGGTGATAACATCGTAGTCGTATGGCCTGCGGCAAGAACCGCCGGTGTTCAATCCGACACCCTCACGGTGCATGTGTATTTTGTTCGGCTGAGTGGAATTGAAGAACCCGGAACGCAGTCAATTCTGGCCTATCCGAATCCTGCGGTACAATTTATCAGGCTGGAATCGAGCCCGGATAACGATGTTAAATACGTAAGAATTATTGATTTAAAAGGGGCTGTATTGTATTACTCAACGGTGTTTAAGAGTTACCTGGATGTGAGCCAATTGAGCCCGGGAAATTACCTGATCGAACTTGGTCGTAAGAATGGAAAATCCCGTTTCGCGAAAATTATCAAGGAATAA
- a CDS encoding T9SS type A sorting domain-containing protein, with amino-acid sequence MRNTLLNFFFRTFIVCSVLGLSSARLLAVNATVMGNLPGQLVESSGVDFTGGSSFWTHNDGYGDNNLYKVSNSGTLTRTVNVVGAVNYDWEDITHDYSRTYMFIGDFGNNACDRTNLHIYRTPYPSTVSGSSVTAEVINFTYPDQQQFPSPWMNFDVESFVHHNGHLFLFTKTDGSAIGYTKMYSLPDVPGTYVATLVDSFYTNDRTTSADISPDGSTLILISNTHLHLFRNFQGSNFFEGQHTQINISGTWTQKEAVTFWSSNEIYLTDEDNGSGNHLYYIDLSAWVPATLTGVSDHTISDNENITAAPNPANASFSIQLTTPHTEGVQLRLFDLTGKMVREVIVKEPVSMIRMETADLPNGVYFYKLVADRRELKTARLVVSH; translated from the coding sequence ATGAGAAACACACTACTTAATTTCTTCTTTAGAACTTTTATTGTCTGCTCCGTACTGGGCTTGTCCAGCGCAAGGCTTCTTGCAGTGAACGCTACGGTTATGGGCAATTTACCCGGACAATTGGTTGAATCATCGGGTGTGGATTTCACGGGTGGATCAAGTTTTTGGACTCATAACGATGGTTATGGTGATAATAATCTTTATAAAGTCAGCAATTCAGGTACACTCACCCGTACAGTGAATGTTGTTGGAGCTGTGAATTACGACTGGGAAGACATTACCCATGATTATTCCAGGACCTACATGTTTATCGGAGATTTCGGAAATAATGCCTGTGATCGTACAAATCTGCACATTTACCGTACTCCTTATCCTTCCACTGTTTCCGGCTCATCAGTTACCGCTGAAGTAATCAATTTCACATATCCAGATCAGCAGCAGTTTCCTTCTCCATGGATGAATTTTGATGTGGAATCGTTTGTTCATCACAATGGACATCTTTTTCTTTTTACAAAAACGGATGGATCAGCAATAGGTTATACTAAAATGTATTCTTTGCCGGATGTTCCCGGTACTTATGTTGCTACTCTCGTAGATAGTTTTTATACCAACGACAGAACCACTTCTGCGGACATCAGTCCTGATGGTTCAACATTGATACTTATTTCAAATACACATTTACATCTCTTCAGAAATTTTCAGGGAAGTAATTTCTTTGAAGGTCAGCACACACAAATTAATATCAGTGGTACCTGGACACAAAAAGAAGCAGTTACTTTCTGGAGCAGTAATGAAATTTACCTGACAGACGAAGATAACGGCAGTGGCAATCACCTTTATTATATTGATCTTAGTGCATGGGTTCCCGCAACACTTACAGGTGTTTCGGATCATACCATTTCTGATAACGAAAATATTACCGCGGCTCCGAACCCTGCAAATGCATCTTTCTCCATTCAATTAACAACACCGCATACAGAAGGAGTACAACTTCGTTTGTTTGATCTGACAGGCAAAATGGTTAGAGAAGTGATTGTAAAAGAGCCGGTATCCATGATTCGGATGGAAACTGCTGATTTACCGAATGGGGTCTATTTTTACAAGCTTGTTGCGGATCGACGAGAGTTGAAAACTGCACGTCTGGTGGTTTCACACTAA
- a CDS encoding class I SAM-dependent methyltransferase, producing the protein MSSHERAHHDEANNVTYQRCQFAYEFARPFITGKKVLDVGCGNAYGTALMAESASEITGLDYDESTIQSNRNQYASIKNLNFERAVIPPLPLADQSYDVITSFQFIEHIHPRAEFIKECLRVLKPGGKLLVTTPNNKMSLARNPFHVHEYTFDEMRTEVSTITKTFELQGLNGNERVNKYYEENGKFVRMILKWDVFKLHQRLPSAWLTKPYNLVTNMMRSKLKEKVSTTTDISTKDFHLQTSNLDKCWDIYLIATK; encoded by the coding sequence ATGAGTTCACACGAGCGTGCCCACCATGATGAGGCCAATAATGTAACGTATCAGCGATGTCAGTTTGCATACGAATTCGCAAGGCCTTTTATCACAGGCAAAAAAGTACTGGATGTCGGATGTGGCAATGCCTATGGCACAGCCCTTATGGCTGAATCCGCTTCTGAAATTACAGGTCTGGATTATGATGAGTCAACCATTCAGTCGAACAGGAACCAATATGCTTCAATTAAAAATCTGAATTTTGAAAGGGCGGTCATTCCGCCTTTGCCATTAGCCGATCAGAGTTATGATGTGATTACCTCTTTTCAGTTTATCGAACATATCCACCCACGTGCTGAATTCATCAAAGAATGTTTAAGAGTATTGAAGCCGGGTGGAAAACTCCTGGTTACGACTCCTAATAATAAGATGTCTCTTGCAAGAAATCCATTTCACGTGCATGAATACACTTTTGATGAAATGAGAACCGAAGTTTCCACGATCACCAAAACGTTTGAGCTTCAGGGATTGAACGGAAATGAGAGGGTAAATAAATACTATGAAGAAAACGGAAAATTTGTTCGCATGATCCTGAAATGGGATGTGTTCAAATTGCACCAAAGATTGCCATCAGCATGGCTTACTAAACCTTATAATCTGGTTACCAACATGATGCGGAGTAAGCTCAAAGAAAAAGTGAGCACCACCACTGACATCAGCACCAAGGACTTTCATTTGCAAACAAGCAATCTGGACAAATGCTGGGATATTTACCTGATTGCGACGAAGTGA